One window of Methylococcus sp. EFPC2 genomic DNA carries:
- the ligA gene encoding NAD-dependent DNA ligase LigA, with product MSTELPPEVVRRAAELRKQIEYHNRRYYQFDEPVIADAEYDALLRELQALEREYPELQTPDSPTQRVGAAPLAAFAEVRHEVPMLSLDNAFEDGDVLDFDRRIREKLERDDTEYLAEPKLDGLAVSLLYEDGVLVRGATRGDGHSGEDVTHNVRTIRAIPLRLSGSGYPQRFEVRGEVFMPKTGFEAMNRKALEAGEKVFVNPRNAAAGSLRQLDPAATAARPLAFYCYGYGVYPAEALPATQYELMERFRNWGLPINPEIRQIRGAQGCLDYYRDLMARRHGLPYEIDGVVYKLGRFDWQAEMGYVARAPRWAVAHKFPAEEATTRVLAIEVQVGRTGALTPVARLESVFVGGVTVTNATLHNADEVRRKDIRINDWVVVRRAGDVIPEVVKSIPERRPADAAEFVMPAHCPACGSEVELEEGEAIARCSGGLYCPAQHKEAIKHFASRRAMDIEGLGDKLVDQLLERRLVDTVADLYRLTVEQLAELERMGIKSAENLVAALEKSKATTLPRFLYALGIREVGEVTARNLALHLHGLDSIIAADEDALQAIPDVGPTMAAHIAAFFRQPHNLEVIRDLRAVGLHWQETEAGPAGAQLLAGKTFVLTGTLESLTRDQAKEKLQALGAKVSGSVSKKTSYVVAGTEAGSKLAKAQELGVEILDESGLLALLGNGEI from the coding sequence ATGTCCACCGAGCTTCCGCCCGAGGTCGTCCGACGCGCGGCCGAGCTGCGCAAGCAGATCGAATACCATAACCGCCGCTATTACCAGTTCGACGAACCGGTCATCGCCGACGCCGAGTACGATGCCTTGCTGCGCGAGTTGCAGGCTTTGGAGCGTGAGTATCCCGAGCTGCAGACGCCAGACTCGCCGACCCAGCGGGTGGGTGCCGCGCCTCTGGCGGCCTTCGCCGAGGTCAGGCACGAAGTGCCCATGCTGTCCTTGGATAACGCCTTCGAGGACGGCGACGTGCTGGATTTCGACCGGCGCATCCGCGAGAAGCTGGAGCGGGACGATACCGAATATCTCGCCGAGCCGAAGCTGGACGGGTTGGCCGTCAGCCTGCTGTACGAAGACGGTGTGTTGGTGCGCGGCGCCACGCGCGGCGACGGTCATAGCGGCGAGGATGTGACCCATAATGTCCGCACCATCCGCGCCATCCCCCTGCGCCTCAGCGGCAGCGGCTACCCGCAGCGCTTCGAGGTGCGCGGCGAGGTGTTCATGCCCAAGACCGGCTTCGAGGCCATGAACCGCAAGGCCCTGGAGGCCGGCGAGAAAGTCTTCGTCAATCCGCGCAACGCGGCTGCCGGGAGTTTGCGCCAGCTCGATCCGGCCGCCACCGCGGCCCGCCCCCTGGCCTTCTATTGCTACGGCTACGGCGTCTATCCTGCGGAGGCCCTGCCGGCCACGCAATACGAATTGATGGAACGGTTTCGGAATTGGGGCTTGCCCATCAATCCCGAGATACGGCAGATCAGGGGTGCGCAGGGTTGTCTGGATTATTACCGTGACTTGATGGCCCGGCGTCACGGCCTGCCCTACGAGATCGACGGGGTGGTCTACAAGCTCGGGCGTTTCGACTGGCAGGCGGAAATGGGCTATGTCGCCCGGGCTCCCCGCTGGGCGGTGGCGCACAAGTTTCCCGCCGAAGAGGCCACAACCCGCGTGCTGGCCATCGAGGTTCAGGTCGGGCGCACCGGCGCACTGACGCCGGTCGCCCGGCTGGAATCGGTGTTCGTCGGCGGCGTCACCGTCACCAACGCCACCCTGCACAATGCCGACGAGGTCAGGCGCAAGGATATCCGCATTAACGACTGGGTGGTCGTGCGCCGTGCCGGCGACGTGATCCCGGAAGTGGTGAAGAGCATACCGGAGCGTCGGCCCGCCGACGCCGCGGAATTCGTCATGCCGGCGCATTGCCCGGCCTGCGGTTCCGAGGTGGAGTTGGAGGAGGGCGAAGCTATCGCGCGCTGTTCCGGCGGACTGTACTGCCCGGCCCAGCACAAGGAGGCGATCAAGCATTTCGCATCGCGCCGGGCCATGGATATCGAAGGCCTGGGCGACAAACTGGTCGACCAGCTGCTGGAACGCAGGTTGGTCGACACCGTGGCGGATCTCTACCGGCTGACGGTCGAACAGCTCGCCGAGTTGGAGCGTATGGGCATCAAGTCCGCAGAGAACCTGGTCGCCGCGCTGGAAAAGAGCAAGGCGACCACCTTGCCGCGTTTTCTTTATGCCTTGGGGATACGCGAGGTCGGCGAAGTGACGGCGCGCAATCTGGCGCTGCACCTGCATGGCCTGGACTCCATCATCGCGGCCGACGAAGATGCGCTGCAGGCCATTCCCGATGTCGGTCCGACCATGGCCGCGCATATCGCCGCATTCTTCCGCCAGCCCCACAACCTCGAAGTCATTCGTGACCTGCGGGCGGTTGGTCTGCATTGGCAAGAAACCGAGGCGGGACCGGCGGGCGCGCAACTTCTGGCCGGCAAGACCTTCGTGCTTACCGGTACCCTGGAGAGCCTGACCCGCGACCAGGCCAAGGAGAAGCTGCAGGCCTTGGGCGCCAAGGTTTCCGGCAGCGTGTCCAAGAAGACCAGCTATGTCGTTGCCGGTACCGAAGCAGGCTCCAAGCTGGCCAAGGCTCAGGAATTGGGCGTCGAGATACTCGACGAAAGCGGATTGCTGGCCCTGTTGGGCAACGGCGAAATCTAA
- a CDS encoding cell division protein ZipA C-terminal FtsZ-binding domain-containing protein, which produces MDRDTVRIILLILGVLAIAGVYVWGRYKDKLLDFLHRRGEFDELGYDLDEDTQDDAESEAESSYEPIRFDGLPAEPDRPAMAPGDADEDESEFAPESEPSRQVAHGHGRTASLGAPFLIQLSVVAGDDGYFDGAELRDALVELDLIYGDMGIYHRYDREYREPLFSVASLVEPGTFPIDDMENFECPGVVLFFQPPQVSDALEVFDDLVQTCHSLALKLGGVQWDENRQPLTVEKVERMRQRLELAY; this is translated from the coding sequence ATGGACAGAGATACGGTGCGCATCATCCTGCTGATTTTGGGTGTCCTGGCCATCGCGGGCGTGTACGTCTGGGGCCGGTACAAAGACAAGCTGCTCGATTTCCTGCACAGACGGGGAGAGTTCGACGAGTTGGGCTACGACCTGGACGAAGACACGCAGGACGATGCGGAGTCCGAAGCCGAGTCGTCCTACGAGCCCATCCGCTTCGATGGTTTGCCGGCCGAGCCCGATCGCCCCGCCATGGCCCCCGGCGACGCTGACGAGGACGAGAGCGAATTCGCGCCGGAGTCCGAGCCGTCCCGGCAGGTGGCGCACGGCCATGGGCGCACCGCCTCCCTGGGAGCGCCCTTCCTCATCCAGCTCAGCGTGGTCGCCGGCGACGACGGATATTTCGACGGCGCGGAATTGCGCGACGCCCTGGTCGAGCTGGATTTGATTTATGGCGACATGGGCATTTACCACCGCTACGACCGCGAGTATCGCGAACCCTTGTTCAGCGTGGCCAGTCTGGTCGAGCCGGGCACTTTCCCCATCGACGACATGGAAAATTTCGAATGCCCCGGCGTGGTCTTGTTCTTTCAGCCTCCCCAAGTGAGCGACGCCCTGGAAGTGTTCGATGACCTGGTCCAAACCTGTCATTCGCTGGCGCTCAAGCTCGGCGGTGTCCAGTGGGACGAAAACCGTCAGCCGCTGACCGTAGAAAAAGTCGAGCGCATGCGGCAGCGTTTGGAACTGGCCTATTGA